The Negativicutes bacterium genome includes a window with the following:
- the rsfS gene encoding ribosome silencing factor, which translates to MNTTEMSNFIAKAASDKKARDIVMLDMRNISIITDYFIVCSANSTTQVKAIADNIEDELAKQNLNFKSKEGYREGRWVLLDYCDCVVHIFLDEDREFYNLERLWSEAPQIKYE; encoded by the coding sequence ATGAATACAACAGAAATGAGTAATTTTATAGCAAAAGCTGCTAGTGACAAGAAGGCCCGTGATATCGTTATGCTGGATATGCGTAATATTTCAATCATAACCGATTATTTTATAGTTTGTAGTGCAAACTCAACAACTCAAGTAAAAGCAATTGCTGATAATATCGAAGATGAATTAGCTAAACAAAACTTGAATTTTAAAAGTAAAGAAGGTTACCGCGAAGGCAGATGGGTTTTATTAGATTATTGTGATTGCGTAGTTCATATTTTCTTGGATGAAGATAGAGAATTTTATAATTTAGAAAGATTATGGAGTGAAGCTCCGCAAATTAAATATGAATAA
- a CDS encoding LCP family protein, with protein sequence MKKRRKIRWSRVLLLIVFLIALLIGVVWLGKNIAVIVQGIQLKYSELVAEQKLHSKFQDEKFKQYANILFFGLDDGDLDQTNSGKRADAVFLISINKQTGQINILSIPATAQINIIGKKDQTDISKAYYYGGAQLAVRSIENFLEVPIHHYIALDWNSFEKLVNEMGGINLYVEKDMQYIDPTVNLSINLKQGYQHLNGLETAHYAMFCKDELGEVGRVKRQQKLIKVMLDEFIKIDTIVKLPKVIELINQHITTSLSMYDVATLAKYINSSSPENLNMEMLGGNNIVAQNKEIWAVDKEKVNGQMEKMFINKNIE encoded by the coding sequence TTGAAAAAACGACGAAAAATTCGTTGGAGTAGAGTTCTTTTATTGATTGTTTTTTTAATTGCTTTATTAATAGGTGTTGTTTGGCTAGGGAAAAATATTGCAGTAATAGTTCAAGGAATTCAGCTCAAATACAGTGAATTAGTTGCAGAACAAAAATTGCACAGTAAGTTTCAAGATGAAAAATTTAAACAGTATGCTAACATCTTATTTTTTGGTCTGGATGATGGTGATTTAGATCAAACTAACTCCGGGAAAAGAGCTGATGCGGTTTTTCTAATTAGCATTAACAAGCAAACTGGACAGATTAATATTTTATCAATACCAGCGACTGCGCAAATCAACATTATCGGTAAAAAAGATCAAACTGATATTAGTAAAGCCTATTATTACGGTGGAGCACAACTGGCAGTGCGTAGCATTGAAAACTTCTTAGAAGTTCCCATACACCATTATATTGCGTTAGATTGGAACTCTTTTGAAAAGTTAGTAAATGAAATGGGTGGAATAAATTTATATGTTGAAAAAGATATGCAATATATTGATCCTACTGTTAATCTTTCAATAAATCTTAAACAAGGATATCAACATTTAAATGGTCTGGAAACAGCACACTATGCAATGTTTTGTAAAGATGAACTTGGTGAAGTTGGCAGGGTCAAACGACAGCAAAAACTTATTAAAGTGATGTTGGATGAATTTATTAAGATTGATACTATTGTTAAACTACCCAAAGTAATAGAGCTGATTAATCAACATATTACAACCAGCTTATCAATGTATGATGTAGCAACATTGGCAAAATATATAAATAGTAGTAGCCCAGAGAATTTAAATATGGAAATGCTGGGGGGCAATAATATCGTTGCTCAAAACAAAGAAATCTGGGCGGTAGACAAAGAAAAAGTTAATGGACAAATGGAAAAAATGTTTATTAATAAAAATATAGAATAA